A single window of Pieris napi chromosome 8, ilPieNapi1.2, whole genome shotgun sequence DNA harbors:
- the LOC125051956 gene encoding multiple coagulation factor deficiency protein 2 homolog isoform X1: MWLEAVALLFLSSMSASMRRGPHHPHGQGIQKTHSHYSPRGTEKLTQESQLLHDTKHIEEDIKVLTPELLANMTPEELEFHYFSAHDFDRNSMLDGLEMLKAVYHTMDHEHSEAETPIEPEVNHIDEYIALVDKTLETDDTDGDGYVSYAEYRAARLNNPSERTPRVVAAGSI, from the exons atgtggtTGGAAG CGGTAGCACTCCTATTTCTGAGCAGTATGTCAGCCAGCATGCGTCGCGGTCCTCATCACCCCCACGGGCAGGGTATACAGAAAACACACAGCCACTATAGCCCGAGAGGAACAGAGAAGCTCACTCAAGAATCTCAATTATTGCATGATACGAA acACATAGAAGAGGATATAAAAGTGCTGACACCCGAATTATTGGCCAATATGACCCCTGAGGAGTTGGAGTTCCATTATTTCTCCGCTCATGACTTCGACAGGAACTCCATGTTAGACGGCCTAGAGATGTTAAAG GCTGTATATCATACAATGGACCATGAGCATTCTGAAGCGGAAACTCCAATAGAGCCTGAAGTAAACCATATTGATGAATATATTG CCTTAGTGGATAAAACATTAGAGACAGACGACACAGATGGAGACGGTTATGTATCCTACGCGGAATACCGCGCGGCGAGACTGAATAATCCTTCAGAGAGGACGCCTAGAGTTGTAGCTGCAGGCTCCATATAA
- the LOC125051956 gene encoding multiple coagulation factor deficiency protein 2 homolog isoform X2 produces MVEHIEEDIKVLTPELLANMTPEELEFHYFSAHDFDRNSMLDGLEMLKAVYHTMDHEHSEAETPIEPEVNHIDEYIALVDKTLETDDTDGDGYVSYAEYRAARLNNPSERTPRVVAAGSI; encoded by the exons ATGGTTGA acACATAGAAGAGGATATAAAAGTGCTGACACCCGAATTATTGGCCAATATGACCCCTGAGGAGTTGGAGTTCCATTATTTCTCCGCTCATGACTTCGACAGGAACTCCATGTTAGACGGCCTAGAGATGTTAAAG GCTGTATATCATACAATGGACCATGAGCATTCTGAAGCGGAAACTCCAATAGAGCCTGAAGTAAACCATATTGATGAATATATTG CCTTAGTGGATAAAACATTAGAGACAGACGACACAGATGGAGACGGTTATGTATCCTACGCGGAATACCGCGCGGCGAGACTGAATAATCCTTCAGAGAGGACGCCTAGAGTTGTAGCTGCAGGCTCCATATAA